The following are encoded in a window of bacterium genomic DNA:
- a CDS encoding efflux RND transporter periplasmic adaptor subunit, producing MRKLHVFVYPFLAFAITFAEPCVPAKKGPPLPGPGDVVFEVQANSPRFEEMARTVIAPGQFMASDRALVTAAVSGQIEKINVNEGDTVHTGDVLAIMQSQSTQLALDTKQAELKEAQAKLENVRKLIQQALNPPNSNITEADKIFLDEEVNEEAPKKELPPPPPVPQTAPQDDEKVLLATIDRLNKEIETLNQSLVSLTLLSPLDGIVKAKTAVEGRPLNAGDPLFDLISLNPITLKAHVPQDVSSYIDKMITVWATPAGSTDIKVQGVVSYVSPSIDPATGTLEIKMNFPNEKNAIKDGQAGEAIIKTRKSEKVLVVPKQAVLDEAGQKFVYVVSVNKALKTPVDIVQTFGDKEVGINADMRVDDLVITSGFDRVSNGSFVKIVAPTSQPQALTPSPGST from the coding sequence ATGCGCAAATTGCATGTTTTTGTTTATCCTTTTTTGGCGTTTGCTATTACTTTTGCCGAGCCTTGTGTGCCCGCCAAAAAGGGACCACCACTACCGGGCCCTGGCGACGTGGTGTTTGAGGTACAGGCCAATTCGCCCCGGTTTGAAGAAATGGCGCGTACTGTTATAGCACCCGGGCAGTTTATGGCTTCCGACCGCGCTTTGGTAACCGCTGCTGTAAGTGGACAAATTGAAAAAATTAATGTGAATGAGGGCGATACGGTTCATACGGGTGATGTGCTGGCTATTATGCAGTCGCAATCAACCCAGCTGGCACTGGATACCAAGCAGGCCGAACTAAAAGAAGCCCAGGCCAAGCTTGAAAATGTTCGTAAGCTTATTCAGCAGGCACTTAACCCGCCAAATTCTAACATCACCGAAGCCGACAAGATATTTTTAGACGAAGAGGTTAATGAAGAAGCTCCCAAAAAAGAGTTGCCTCCGCCTCCACCGGTGCCCCAAACAGCCCCTCAGGATGATGAAAAGGTGCTCTTAGCAACCATAGACAGGCTTAATAAGGAAATTGAAACGCTTAATCAAAGCCTGGTGTCACTCACTCTGTTGTCGCCGCTTGATGGTATAGTAAAAGCTAAAACGGCTGTAGAAGGAAGACCTCTTAATGCAGGCGATCCATTGTTTGATCTGATTTCACTGAATCCCATCACGCTTAAAGCTCATGTGCCTCAGGATGTTAGTTCTTACATAGATAAAATGATCACAGTGTGGGCCACTCCAGCTGGAAGTACCGATATAAAAGTACAAGGCGTGGTGTCGTATGTAAGTCCTTCCATTGATCCTGCTACCGGTACTCTTGAGATAAAAATGAATTTTCCTAACGAAAAAAACGCCATTAAAGACGGGCAGGCGGGTGAGGCTATTATTAAAACTCGTAAATCCGAAAAAGTGCTGGTGGTGCCCAAGCAAGCCGTTTTGGACGAGGCCGGTCAAAAATTTGTGTATGTAGTATCGGTTAACAAGGCTCTTAAAACCCCGGTGGATATTGTACAAACCTTTGGCGATAAAGAAGTGGGTATTAATGCCGATATGCGTGTGGACGATTTGGTAATAACCTCTGGTTTTGATCGTGTGAGTAACGGCAGTTTTGTAAAAATTGTGGCCCCTACATCGCAACCCCAGGCCTTAACCCCCTCCCCAGGTTCTACTTGA
- the rplU gene encoding 50S ribosomal protein L21, with amino-acid sequence MQAVIQTGGKQYQVSKGSKIVVEKLVGDAGSEVVFDKVLLVTGDSTKVGAPFLSGAKVTGKILSQDKGDKVIVYKFKRRKGYHKKQGHRQLETRVEIQAIQA; translated from the coding sequence ATTCAAGCAGTTATTCAAACCGGCGGTAAACAGTATCAGGTTTCTAAAGGTTCTAAAATTGTTGTAGAAAAACTTGTGGGTGATGCCGGTAGTGAAGTTGTGTTTGATAAGGTGTTATTAGTAACAGGCGATTCTACCAAAGTGGGTGCTCCTTTTTTAAGTGGAGCCAAGGTAACAGGCAAAATTTTATCGCAAGATAAAGGTGATAAAGTGATTGTTTATAAGTTTAAACGCCGCAAAGGTTACCATAAAAAACAAGGTCATCGTCAATTAGAAACAAGAGTAGAAATTCAAGCCATTCAGGCTTAA
- the rpmA gene encoding 50S ribosomal protein L27 encodes MAHKKAGGSTRNGRDSHGQRLGVKRYGGQLVNAGEIIVRQRGTQIHPGLNVGCGTDYTLFAKIQGKVKFTLTSGAKRKVHVLPA; translated from the coding sequence ATGGCACACAAAAAGGCCGGCGGGTCTACACGCAACGGACGCGATTCTCACGGGCAACGTTTAGGTGTTAAGCGTTATGGTGGTCAGTTGGTTAATGCTGGAGAAATCATTGTACGTCAACGTGGTACACAGATTCATCCTGGTTTAAACGTAGGTTGCGGTACCGATTATACTTTGTTTGCTAAAATTCAAGGGAAGGTAAAGTTTACTTTAACTTCGGGTGCTAAAAGAAAAGTACATGTGTTACCCGCTTAA
- the obgE gene encoding GTPase ObgE, translating to MKFVDEAIIEIKSGAGGRGCVAFRREKYVPRGGPNGGNGGRGGDVLAKATKKLSTLMDFRYKKHFKAPDGGIGMGSLKAGRQGEDLILELPLGTLIYDADTEELLADLVDENQVVTLALGGRGGRGNTAFKSSVNQAPRQAEPGGEAVERRIRLELKLLADVGLVGMPNAGKSTLLSSISHAHPKIADYPFTTLTPNLGVVELPGYQSFTMADIPGLIEGAHEGHGLGIQFLRHIERTKVFLHLVSLGPDEPLEPYKRYQLINKELNAFDVSFKRRNQIILLTKADLLTKKEVAKVVTLFKKTKKKVFVISSITRDGLKDLLKYIGTELKK from the coding sequence ATGAAATTCGTTGATGAAGCTATTATAGAAATTAAGTCGGGGGCCGGGGGCCGGGGTTGCGTGGCGTTTAGACGTGAAAAGTATGTGCCGCGGGGTGGCCCCAATGGGGGTAATGGTGGGCGTGGTGGAGATGTTTTGGCTAAAGCCACTAAAAAACTCTCAACCCTTATGGATTTTAGATATAAAAAACATTTTAAGGCCCCTGATGGTGGTATTGGAATGGGTAGTTTAAAAGCTGGGCGACAGGGTGAAGATTTAATTTTGGAATTACCTTTGGGCACTCTTATATACGATGCCGATACCGAAGAACTTTTGGCCGATTTGGTGGATGAAAATCAGGTGGTAACATTAGCCTTGGGAGGCCGCGGCGGGCGTGGCAATACGGCTTTTAAAAGTTCGGTAAACCAGGCCCCACGCCAAGCCGAACCGGGTGGCGAAGCTGTAGAGCGTCGTATTCGTTTAGAACTTAAGTTATTGGCCGACGTAGGTTTAGTGGGAATGCCCAATGCCGGCAAATCAACTCTTTTGTCCAGCATTAGTCACGCACATCCTAAAATTGCCGATTATCCCTTTACCACACTTACACCCAATTTAGGGGTGGTGGAATTACCAGGCTATCAATCGTTTACCATGGCCGATATTCCGGGGCTTATTGAAGGCGCCCACGAAGGGCATGGTTTGGGAATACAATTTTTACGTCATATTGAACGGACCAAGGTGTTTTTGCATCTGGTGAGTCTGGGGCCCGATGAGCCCCTTGAACCTTACAAGCGTTATCAGCTTATCAATAAAGAGCTTAATGCTTTTGATGTGTCGTTTAAGAGACGCAATCAAATTATTTTGCTTACCAAAGCCGATTTATTAACTAAAAAAGAGGTAGCTAAAGTGGTCACTCTTTTTAAGAAGACGAAAAAGAAAGTTTTTGTTATTTCTTCTATAACGCGTGACGGATTAAAAGATTTGTTAAAGTATATTGGGACAGAATTAAAAAAATGA
- the proB gene encoding glutamate 5-kinase, whose translation MSKTHQNIISKTHRVVIKVGSGLITNHKGLRIKFFNDIARQVSLLHARGLDVVLVSSGAIACGMDILSLKKRPSEVSKKQAAAALGQPKLMQLYGKAFTRYKIHVAQILLTRQELHNKKNYTTAKHTFTELFKTKSIPIINENDSVAVDEIVVGDNDQLSAMVAHLVGADLLIILSDIDGFYDSDPKKNPKASRLDVVSRIDSKTFSKAGGTLSQKSTGGMTTKLKAAQIAKKSGIATWLASGLEKDILKKIFSGKNVGTVFI comes from the coding sequence ATGAGTAAAACACACCAAAATATTATTTCTAAAACCCATCGTGTGGTTATTAAAGTGGGGAGTGGGCTTATTACCAACCACAAAGGTTTACGGATAAAATTTTTTAACGATATAGCCAGGCAGGTATCGCTTTTGCATGCTCGTGGTTTAGATGTGGTACTTGTTTCATCTGGAGCTATTGCTTGCGGGATGGATATTTTAAGCCTTAAAAAAAGACCAAGCGAAGTTAGTAAAAAGCAGGCGGCTGCAGCTTTGGGCCAACCCAAGTTAATGCAGCTTTATGGTAAAGCATTTACCCGTTACAAAATTCATGTGGCGCAAATTTTACTCACACGTCAGGAGCTGCATAACAAAAAAAATTATACAACGGCCAAACACACTTTTACCGAATTGTTTAAAACAAAAAGTATTCCCATAATTAACGAAAACGACTCAGTGGCGGTGGATGAAATTGTAGTGGGTGATAACGATCAGCTCTCGGCCATGGTGGCGCATTTGGTTGGCGCCGATTTGCTTATTATTTTAAGCGATATTGATGGTTTTTATGATAGCGATCCCAAGAAAAATCCAAAAGCCAGCAGGTTAGATGTGGTGAGCCGTATTGACAGTAAAACATTTAGTAAAGCGGGTGGAACCCTTTCGCAAAAAAGTACGGGTGGCATGACAACAAAATTAAAGGCTGCCCAAATTGCAAAAAAATCGGGTATTGCCACCTGGCTTGCCAGTGGACTTGAGAAAGATATACTAAAAAAGATTTTTAGCGGTAAAAACGTGGGGACAGTTTTTATTTAA
- a CDS encoding glutamate-5-semialdehyde dehydrogenase, producing MAVKKEKPIQKLARLTREASSELLTLSSDQKNQILMEMAEEIKKEMPSIIKENEKDLKAAKKKGLKGAMLERLELNEKRVHDMAKGLVEVAKLPDPVGQIVKEWERPNGLKIRRMRIPLGVIAVVYESRPNVTVDAAGLCFKSGNAVILRGGSEAFYSNQILGKVLQAVLKRHDLDSSVISLVPSPDRKMLTDLLKLSQYIDVVIPRGGEGLMRFMEEHSSIPIIKHDKGVCNLFVDESADMDMARVIVENSKVQRPGVCNALENLLIHEKIAPSFLPMMSKHFNKLSVELRADKEALKIVPTLKKAKDADWDTEYLDLILSVKVVKNIGEAINFIRKHGSKHTEAIVTQNADHADLFIRSLDSSCIVVNASTRFNDGGELGLGAEIGISTTKLHAFGPMGLEELTTTKFVVKGDGQVRI from the coding sequence ATGGCAGTAAAAAAAGAAAAACCAATTCAAAAATTAGCACGGCTTACTCGCGAGGCTTCGTCTGAGCTTCTTACGCTTTCTAGCGATCAAAAAAACCAAATTTTAATGGAAATGGCGGAAGAAATTAAAAAGGAAATGCCATCCATTATTAAGGAAAATGAAAAAGATTTAAAAGCTGCCAAAAAGAAGGGGTTAAAAGGAGCTATGTTGGAACGTTTAGAGCTTAATGAAAAGCGCGTTCACGATATGGCAAAAGGTTTGGTTGAAGTAGCCAAGCTTCCCGACCCGGTAGGGCAAATTGTAAAAGAATGGGAACGTCCCAATGGTTTAAAAATCCGTCGCATGCGTATCCCTTTAGGGGTTATTGCGGTTGTTTATGAATCGCGTCCCAATGTAACGGTAGATGCAGCTGGACTTTGTTTTAAATCGGGGAATGCGGTTATCTTGCGCGGAGGTTCCGAGGCATTTTACAGTAATCAAATTTTAGGTAAGGTTTTGCAGGCTGTTTTAAAGAGGCATGATTTGGATTCCTCCGTAATTTCTCTTGTACCCTCACCCGATCGCAAGATGCTCACTGATCTCCTCAAACTTTCGCAATATATTGACGTAGTCATTCCGCGCGGCGGCGAGGGGCTGATGCGCTTTATGGAAGAGCATTCTTCTATCCCCATTATCAAGCACGATAAAGGGGTGTGTAATCTTTTTGTAGATGAATCGGCGGATATGGATATGGCCCGTGTAATTGTTGAAAATTCTAAAGTACAGCGCCCGGGGGTATGTAATGCTTTAGAAAATCTTTTAATCCACGAAAAAATTGCTCCATCCTTTTTGCCTATGATGTCTAAGCACTTTAATAAACTGAGTGTAGAGCTACGTGCCGATAAGGAAGCTTTAAAAATTGTTCCTACGCTTAAAAAGGCAAAAGATGCCGATTGGGATACAGAGTATCTCGATTTAATTTTATCGGTAAAAGTGGTTAAAAATATTGGCGAAGCTATCAATTTTATCCGTAAGCATGGTTCTAAGCACACTGAAGCTATTGTTACGCAAAACGCTGATCATGCCGATCTTTTTATCCGTTCGCTCGATTCCAGTTGCATTGTGGTGAACGCGTCCACCCGTTTTAATGATGGTGGTGAGTTAGGTTTGGGTGCTGAGATTGGTATTTCTACCACCAAGCTGCATGCATTTGGTCCGATGGGATTAGAAGAATTAACAACAACAAAATTTGTCGTCAAAGGCGATGGTCAGGTGAGAATCTAA
- the rsfS gene encoding ribosome silencing factor, protein MKATDIVVLDMQGTSSFTDYVIIASSSNTRQVVSIADKISMDLKREFGKYAIGVEGKVGGQWVLIDYGDVVCHLFLEETREFYRLEKLWHDAKTLKL, encoded by the coding sequence ATGAAGGCTACTGATATCGTGGTACTGGATATGCAGGGGACGTCTAGCTTTACCGATTATGTGATTATTGCTTCCAGCTCCAATACCCGTCAGGTGGTGTCGATTGCCGATAAAATTAGCATGGATTTAAAAAGAGAATTTGGGAAATATGCTATTGGTGTAGAAGGTAAAGTGGGTGGCCAATGGGTATTAATTGATTACGGCGATGTGGTGTGTCACTTGTTTTTAGAAGAAACACGCGAGTTTTATCGCCTTGAAAAATTGTGGCACGATGCCAAGACACTTAAATTATAA
- a CDS encoding 23S rRNA (pseudouridine(1915)-N(3))-methyltransferase RlmH: MPAVHLITVGKLKNKALKEVCEDYAGRLTHYISFKIIEVKDSKAENIAKRNEEEALSLLEHIDPADQVIGLDVKGKEYTTENFSSFLNQFYSSGKKKMVFVIGGSYGLGDSLKKRANGFLSLSALTMPHELARTVFLEQLYRAHTLLKGEKYHH; encoded by the coding sequence ATGCCGGCAGTTCATCTTATTACAGTTGGCAAACTGAAGAATAAGGCTTTAAAGGAAGTATGTGAAGATTATGCCGGACGTCTTACGCATTATATTTCGTTTAAGATTATCGAAGTAAAAGACTCCAAAGCGGAGAATATTGCTAAACGAAATGAGGAAGAAGCCCTATCTCTTTTAGAGCATATTGACCCAGCCGATCAGGTGATTGGCCTTGATGTAAAAGGAAAAGAATATACAACCGAGAATTTTTCTTCTTTTTTAAATCAGTTTTACAGTTCCGGAAAAAAGAAGATGGTCTTTGTGATTGGTGGCTCGTATGGTTTGGGCGACAGCCTTAAAAAAAGAGCCAATGGTTTTTTAAGTTTATCGGCACTCACCATGCCACACGAACTGGCCCGTACGGTTTTTTTAGAGCAACTCTACCGGGCCCATACTCTGTTAAAGGGTGAAAAATATCATCATTAA
- the gpmI gene encoding 2,3-bisphosphoglycerate-independent phosphoglycerate mutase, whose protein sequence is MNMKPLLLMILDGWGIRKDKTHNGIELAQKPFFDSLIKNYPNTAIDASGPAVGLPQGIMGNSEVGHMNLGAGSIVYTGLSQIYQAIENGSFFKNQFLLQAIHAVKGTGKNLHLMGLLSDGAVHSHQDHLYALIQMAKSEGVNNVFIHCFMDGRDTAPEDGIKYIDALEDKLKEIGVGKIASVCGRFYAMDRDKRWDRVEQAFDMLTGSLTEGEISAREIVQKSYDQNLGDEFIKPKVVLHNGKPVGSVQDGDAIIFYNFRADRAREISHALVTKNFDGFKRKKEPQLSAFVCMAPYDQALSAPVAFSPNLPTRIFPEIISEKGLRQLRIAETEKYAHVTFFFGGGREGVFKNEERVLIPSPREVATYDLKPEMSAGAIADAVIPLINEDKTDVVILNFANADMVGHTAKEDAIIRAITYLDTCIKKVVEAVLKKDGTVLVTADHGNSEETVDKNGKPHTAHTTNLVPFIVVSNQLSVKLKSAGGRLCDVAPTMLKILGIDKPKEMTGDSLIIN, encoded by the coding sequence ATTAATATGAAACCATTACTACTCATGATTTTGGATGGCTGGGGTATACGCAAAGATAAAACCCATAACGGGATTGAACTGGCCCAAAAACCTTTTTTTGATTCTCTTATTAAAAACTATCCCAATACCGCTATTGATGCCTCCGGACCCGCTGTTGGTTTGCCTCAAGGTATTATGGGGAATTCGGAAGTAGGACACATGAATTTGGGTGCCGGTTCCATTGTATATACCGGTTTATCTCAAATTTATCAGGCTATAGAAAACGGCAGTTTTTTTAAAAACCAATTTTTGCTTCAGGCTATTCATGCTGTTAAAGGCACCGGCAAAAATTTGCATCTCATGGGTTTATTATCGGATGGCGCTGTGCATTCTCACCAAGATCATCTCTACGCGCTCATTCAAATGGCTAAAAGTGAAGGCGTTAACAATGTTTTTATCCATTGTTTTATGGACGGTCGCGATACAGCCCCCGAAGACGGTATTAAATATATTGATGCGTTAGAAGATAAACTCAAAGAAATTGGTGTGGGAAAAATTGCCAGTGTGTGTGGGCGTTTTTATGCCATGGATCGCGATAAGCGATGGGATCGTGTGGAACAAGCTTTTGATATGCTGACCGGAAGTTTAACCGAGGGCGAAATTTCTGCCCGCGAAATTGTTCAAAAATCATATGATCAAAATTTGGGAGATGAATTTATAAAGCCCAAAGTTGTGCTTCATAACGGCAAGCCTGTTGGTAGTGTTCAGGATGGCGATGCTATCATTTTTTACAATTTTAGAGCCGATCGGGCGCGTGAAATTTCGCATGCACTGGTTACCAAAAATTTTGACGGTTTTAAGCGTAAAAAGGAGCCGCAGTTATCGGCATTTGTATGCATGGCTCCTTACGATCAAGCGCTTAGTGCCCCTGTTGCTTTTTCTCCAAATTTGCCCACGCGAATTTTTCCAGAAATTATCAGCGAAAAAGGTTTGCGTCAGCTCCGTATTGCCGAAACCGAAAAATACGCGCACGTCACTTTCTTTTTTGGTGGTGGGCGTGAGGGAGTTTTTAAAAATGAAGAACGGGTATTAATTCCATCGCCTCGTGAAGTGGCCACTTACGATTTAAAGCCCGAAATGAGTGCGGGTGCCATTGCCGATGCTGTTATTCCATTGATTAACGAAGATAAAACCGACGTGGTAATTCTAAATTTTGCCAACGCCGACATGGTAGGGCATACGGCAAAAGAAGATGCTATCATTCGTGCGATTACTTATCTGGATACCTGTATTAAAAAAGTAGTGGAGGCTGTTCTCAAAAAGGACGGTACTGTGCTGGTAACAGCCGATCATGGCAATTCGGAAGAAACGGTCGATAAAAATGGCAAGCCACATACGGCACATACCACTAATTTGGTGCCTTTTATTGTGGTATCCAATCAGTTAAGCGTTAAACTCAAATCCGCCGGTGGACGTTTGTGTGATGTGGCACCTACCATGCTTAAAATTTTGGGGATAGATAAACCCAAAGAAATGACGGGTGATAGTTTGATTATCAATTAA
- a CDS encoding ComF family protein has protein sequence MLSFFFPSPCLSCGELSKGVLCQNCFQKIKWISSPQCTLCGLPFEENVPNNHPCPACIRNKPHFDWSRSMALYHEPVSSLITSLKYENNFSPVSFLANQLIEHMSSYLGDADLLIPVPLHLKKLKARGYNQSLLIVEKVSHKTKIPFLRDSLKRVIDTAPQVGLGREERLQNMKGAFLFEDNPELLKDKKVVLIDDVTTTGATLQACAKALKDHAPREVGCVTVAFKL, from the coding sequence ATGCTTTCCTTTTTTTTCCCCTCTCCGTGTTTGTCGTGTGGAGAATTATCCAAAGGGGTTTTGTGTCAAAACTGCTTTCAAAAAATAAAATGGATTTCTTCTCCGCAATGCACCCTTTGTGGCCTTCCTTTTGAAGAAAATGTTCCCAACAACCATCCTTGCCCGGCGTGTATCCGTAACAAGCCTCATTTTGATTGGTCGCGCAGCATGGCTTTGTACCATGAACCAGTCTCAAGTTTAATTACCTCATTAAAATACGAAAATAATTTTTCGCCTGTTTCTTTTTTAGCCAATCAATTGATAGAGCACATGTCTTCTTATTTGGGCGATGCAGATCTTTTAATCCCCGTACCTCTTCATCTAAAAAAATTAAAAGCGCGTGGGTATAATCAAAGTCTTCTTATTGTCGAAAAAGTATCCCATAAAACAAAAATTCCATTTTTAAGAGATTCTTTAAAACGAGTGATTGATACAGCCCCGCAGGTAGGTTTAGGTCGCGAAGAACGACTTCAAAATATGAAGGGGGCGTTTTTGTTTGAAGATAATCCGGAGCTTTTGAAAGATAAAAAAGTAGTGTTGATTGATGATGTGACCACAACAGGTGCTACCTTACAGGCATGCGCCAAAGCCTTAAAGGATCATGCCCCTCGTGAAGTGGGCTGTGTCACAGTTGCTTTTAAACTGTGA
- a CDS encoding homocysteine S-methyltransferase family protein, protein MQKLAKPILMDGAIGTELIRRGIKLEGASCKINLTHPDLVAQIHRDYLKAGSQMLLTNTFGLTVDDDLEPLITKAYQLLPKASIGASIAPLFTGTEDQRKKSYQQQYTCHIKRAPDFIILETFITAAEARLALESYPHTNIPLMILFSKTQKGWLISSDEIKKLIQDFKLTHVGFNCSDGPASVKDMFSSFKNTEVELIVKPNTGLPAMSDDQFVAEMNYYIENGAAYIGGCCGTSPTTIHSLKATVTQPTSRGA, encoded by the coding sequence ATGCAAAAGTTGGCTAAACCCATTTTAATGGATGGCGCCATAGGCACCGAGCTCATCCGGCGTGGTATCAAGCTTGAGGGTGCCTCTTGTAAAATTAATCTCACACATCCTGATCTTGTTGCCCAAATCCATCGTGATTATTTAAAAGCCGGTAGCCAGATGCTGCTAACGAATACGTTTGGGTTAACGGTAGACGACGATTTAGAACCCCTTATCACAAAAGCTTATCAGCTCCTCCCAAAGGCCTCTATTGGTGCCTCTATCGCTCCACTCTTTACAGGAACAGAGGATCAACGAAAAAAATCCTATCAACAGCAATATACATGCCACATCAAACGCGCTCCGGATTTTATTATTCTGGAAACTTTTATCACAGCTGCAGAAGCAAGACTCGCCCTTGAATCTTACCCCCATACAAATATCCCTCTCATGATACTCTTTTCAAAAACTCAAAAGGGTTGGCTGATTAGCTCGGATGAAATCAAAAAACTGATTCAGGATTTTAAGCTCACACATGTGGGTTTTAATTGCAGTGACGGGCCTGCATCGGTAAAAGACATGTTTAGTAGTTTTAAAAATACAGAGGTAGAATTAATTGTTAAACCCAATACAGGGTTGCCGGCCATGTCGGATGATCAGTTTGTAGCAGAAATGAACTATTATATTGAAAATGGTGCCGCTTATATTGGTGGCTGCTGTGGCACAAGCCCCACTACAATTCACAGTTTAAAAGCAACTGTGACACAGCCCACTTCACGAGGGGCATGA